From Ficedula albicollis isolate OC2 chromosome 5, FicAlb1.5, whole genome shotgun sequence, one genomic window encodes:
- the LOC101810739 gene encoding uncharacterized protein LOC101810739 isoform X2 yields MFFEETSEQQKQQEIERVDKWLKMLKKWGKYRNSDKMCRRVYKGIPLQVRGQVWSLLLDVEKMKKENEGKYEQMKEQAKSFSSEIKQIDLDVNRTFRNHIMFRDRYGVKQQALFHVLSAYSVYNTEVSYCQGMSQIAAILLMYLNEEDAFWALAQLLTNQRHAMHGFFIPGFPKLQRFQAHHEQILNKLFPKLKKHMDKEQMTTGIYTTKWFLQCFIDRTPFTLTLRLWDIYILEGERVLTAMAYTILKLHKKRLLKMALEDLREFLQEKIAASLQYEDDAVIEQLQVSMTELRKMKFDLPPPAKPEEFPRKPLGLELSLNPVAIKENAAANGQNGRVSEHTPDREPHPQRVPGAPGGMTVVEARTPTFQGSEAAEETNMPVSDGQPPGEEGHVEPIMDRQPSSLLKASETQAQQHLLPTVLPPEQPLLAPGCAVVDHGVSLPAPAEHSSSDSSLQNRLAPPDSSTTELSATDQAAWQPNPTALPVGELASSLSRDEVLEAAPHPLPAGCQQLSCTSQSDGSPEGGEEAVDDRHCRAVLPDKTGLKRSASKAASTGELLSLQHNGPGGASGTRRWPEAVGALPAHRQAGGSVPVLASREPEAAGLAEGCPAPRAPSPVVEGNSPYVVIKTTTPLHLAHATEQDFLNRKQVALPLSETGHSLPTASMPPPLMPDPEEVEIQKSLQKPLNALKAPRPPLSPKPKLPLQVAKSRSENSFLSGSPSLAKLPKSVTF; encoded by the exons ATGTGCCGGCGTGTGTACAAAGGGATCCCGCTGCAGGTGCGGGGCCAGGTCTGGTCACTTCTGCTGGATGTCGAGAAGATGAAGAAggagaatgaaggaaaatatgag CAAATGAAAGAACAAGCAAAGAGTTTTTCGTCGGAAATCAAGCAGATAGATTTGGATGTTAACCGCACCTTCCGAAACCACATCATGTTTCGGGATCGCTATGGAGTGAA gcagcaggcaCTCTTCCACGTCCTGTCAGCATACTCAGTTTATAACACT GAAGTGAGCTACTGCCAAGGGATGAGCCAGATTGCAGCCATCCTCCTGATGTACTTGAATGAAGAGGATGCGTTCTGGGcgctggcacagctgctcaccAACCAGCGCCACGCCATGCACG GTTTTTTCATTCCTGGGTTCCCGAAGCTGCAGAGGTTTCAAGCCCACCATGAGCAAATTTTAAACAAACTGTTTCCGAAACTGAAGAAGCACATG GACAAGGAGCAGATGACTACTGGGATTTACACAACCAAGTGGTTCCTGCAGTGTTTCATTGACCGG ACCCCATTCACTCTGACCTTGCGGCTGTGGGATATCTATATCCTGGAAGGGGAGCGGGTGCTGACGGCCATGGCTTACACCATCCTCAAACTGCACAAAA AGCGCTTGCTGAAGATGGCACTGGAAGATTTACGTGaatttctgcaggagaaaattgctgcttccctgcagtACGAGGACGATGCTGTCATCgagcagctgcaggtgtcaATGACTGAACTGCGCAAGATGAAATTTGACCTGCCCCCACCAG CAAAGCCTGAGGAGTTTCCAAGGAAACCCCTGGGCCTGGAGCTCTCCCTCAACCCAGTAGCCATAAAGGAAAACGCAGCGGCCAATGGCCAGAATGGCCGGGTGAGCGAGCACACTCCAGACAGGGAGCCCCATCCCCAGAGAGTTCCTGGTGCACCAGGAGGAATGACAGTGGTGGAAGCAAGGACTCCCACTTTCCAGGGTAGTGAAGCAGCTGAAGAAACAAACATGCCTGTTTCAGATGGGCAGCCACCAGGTGAGGAGGGTCATGTGGAGCCCATCATGGACAGACAGCCATCATCTCTTCTGAAGGCAAGTGAGACACAGGCCCAGCAACACCTCCTGCCCACGGTCCTGCCTCCAGAGCAGCCTCTTcttgctcctggctgtgctgtggtggatcATGGagtgtccctccctgccccagctgagcacagctcctcagaCTCCTCTCTCCAAAACAGGCTGGCTCCTCCTGACTCCAGCACCACTGAGCTTTCTGCTACGGACCAGGCAGCATGGCAGCCAAatcccactgccctgccagtgGGAGAACTGGCATCTTCCCTGAGCAGAGATGAAGTGCTCGAAGCAGCCCCCCATCCTCTgccagctggctgccagcagctctcctgcacgTCACAGAGCGATGGCTCCCCCGAGGGCGGGGAGGAGGCGGTGGATGACAGGCACTGCAGGGCGGTGCTGCCGGACAAAACGGGCCTGAAGCGCTCGGCATCCAAAGCTGCATCCACAGGAGAGCtcctcagcctgcagcacaaCGGGCCGGGCGGTGCCAGCGGCACCAGGCGCTGGCCCGAGGCTGTGGGCGCGCTGCCTGCGCACAGGCAGGCGGGGGGCAGCGTGCCCGTCTTGGCCAGCAGAGAGCcggaggcagcagggctggccgagggctgccctgccccgcGGGCACCGTCCCCCGTGGTGGAAGGGAACAGCCCCTACGTGGTTATCAAAACCACCACTCCCCTCCACCTGGCCCATGCCACAGAACAGGACTTCTTGAACAGAAAGCAGGTGGCATTGCCTCTGTCAGAGACTGGACATTCCCTGCCTACCGCCTCCATGCCACCACCTCTTATGCCAGACCCAGAGGAGGTGGAGATCCAGAAAAGCCTCCAGAAACCATTGAATGCACTGAAAGCCCCACGACCCCCGCTGAGCCCCAAACCAAAATTACCGCTGCAGGTTGCCAAATCCCGCTCAGAGAACAGCTTCCTTTCAGGCTCTCCTTCCCTGGCAAAGCTGCCCAAATCGGTGACGTTCTag